From the Clostridium putrefaciens genome, one window contains:
- a CDS encoding sigma-54 interaction domain-containing protein: MFFLDSVSHIDKESNKKIKDVALDASSDGILISDNKGNIVYVNNAYENITGLKKDEVTGKNLNKLLKDKIFNVAVSLAVLEKGEVVSTIHKYVTGKSALTTASPIYDATNNIVGVICNTRNISQLITLRNELVETKKLTERYSNEIQRLREIHMEYEGIIFKSKIMKDMLELLSKVALFDSTILIYGESGTGKEVLAKFIHKESNRRVGPFIKVNCAAIPNELFESELFGYESGSFTGASQKGKPGLFELANEGTILLDEVGELPLSVQCKLLRVIQEREVSRVGGHRGIKLNVRILAATNRNLLQEIKKGNFREDLFFRLNVIPITVPPLRERREDIPGLISYFLENLNRKYKKNITISDEVINLMMSYSWKGNIRELQNLIEYLFIINPNDEICIEQLPTKLLAEQLILNNKGDSSKLKDMMYIIEKNIIISTLKNHSSMRKAANDLGVDVSTLSRKIKRYGIDTFYIK; the protein is encoded by the coding sequence ATGTTTTTTTTAGATTCAGTATCCCATATTGATAAGGAAAGTAACAAAAAAATTAAGGATGTGGCACTTGATGCATCCTCTGATGGAATTTTAATTTCGGATAACAAAGGTAATATAGTTTATGTTAATAATGCTTATGAAAATATTACAGGTTTAAAAAAGGATGAAGTTACAGGTAAAAATCTTAATAAACTACTAAAAGACAAGATTTTCAATGTAGCAGTATCTTTAGCAGTATTGGAAAAGGGTGAGGTAGTATCAACAATTCATAAGTACGTTACAGGTAAAAGTGCGTTAACTACAGCAAGTCCAATATACGATGCCACCAATAATATAGTAGGAGTCATTTGTAATACTAGAAATATTTCACAGCTTATAACCTTAAGAAATGAATTAGTAGAAACAAAGAAACTAACTGAAAGATATTCAAATGAAATCCAAAGACTTCGTGAAATACATATGGAATATGAGGGAATCATTTTTAAGAGTAAGATTATGAAGGACATGTTAGAACTATTATCTAAAGTAGCTTTATTTGATAGCACCATTTTAATTTATGGTGAGTCTGGTACCGGAAAAGAGGTTTTAGCAAAGTTTATACATAAAGAGAGTAATAGACGTGTCGGACCCTTTATAAAGGTAAACTGCGCGGCAATTCCTAATGAGTTGTTTGAATCTGAATTATTTGGATATGAGTCTGGATCTTTTACCGGCGCATCCCAAAAAGGAAAACCTGGCTTATTTGAGCTCGCTAATGAAGGAACAATTTTATTGGATGAAGTTGGTGAGTTACCCTTATCAGTTCAATGTAAATTATTACGAGTTATACAAGAGAGAGAGGTATCTAGGGTAGGAGGGCATAGGGGAATAAAATTAAATGTTCGAATATTAGCTGCTACCAATAGAAATCTATTACAAGAAATTAAAAAAGGGAATTTTAGAGAAGATTTATTTTTTAGATTAAATGTCATTCCTATAACAGTACCACCATTAAGAGAAAGAAGAGAAGATATACCAGGTTTAATATCATACTTTTTAGAAAATCTTAATAGAAAATATAAGAAAAATATTACTATTTCAGATGAGGTTATTAATCTTATGATGAGTTATTCTTGGAAAGGCAATATAAGAGAATTACAAAATCTAATAGAATACTTATTTATTATTAATCCTAATGATGAAATTTGCATTGAGCAATTACCAACAAAATTGTTAGCAGAACAATTAATTTTAAACAATAAGGGCGATTCTTCAAAGCTTAAAGATATGATGTATATAATTGAGAAGAATATAATTATATCAACATTAAAGAATCATTCATCTATGAGAAAGGCTGCAAATGACCTTGGAGTGGATGTTTCAACCTTATCACGAAAGATAAAGAGGTATGGAATTGATACCTTTTATATTAAATAA
- a CDS encoding isochorismatase family protein — translation MEEKYKDNGGKYEFDQELLDRAFTEARKIYKQRGFQTRMGYGKVPAITTVDMAKAWMSEGHPFTCENCGEVCENALKVLEAARKSGVPIFHTTTGYTGEKQWDLPRWDEKIPMHTLDIDSEWMQIDPKLKPRPEEPVIHKKYASNFFGTHLAQTLNYLGVDTLIVMGATACACVRHTVMDSTGYGFKTIIPEGTIGDRVPGVIAWNLFDMDAKFADVEPLENVVKYLEGIDSKVYNR, via the coding sequence ATGGAAGAGAAGTACAAAGATAATGGTGGAAAGTATGAATTTGATCAAGAATTGTTAGATAGGGCCTTTACTGAGGCAAGAAAGATATATAAGCAAAGAGGATTTCAAACTAGAATGGGATATGGTAAAGTACCTGCAATAACAACAGTGGATATGGCAAAAGCTTGGATGTCAGAAGGTCATCCATTTACCTGTGAGAACTGTGGTGAAGTTTGTGAAAATGCCCTTAAGGTATTAGAAGCTGCAAGAAAATCAGGGGTTCCTATATTTCATACAACAACTGGATACACAGGAGAAAAACAATGGGACTTGCCTAGATGGGATGAAAAGATACCTATGCATACATTAGATATTGATTCAGAGTGGATGCAAATTGATCCAAAACTTAAGCCAAGACCAGAAGAGCCAGTTATTCACAAAAAATACGCAAGTAACTTTTTTGGTACACATTTAGCTCAAACTTTAAACTATCTAGGTGTTGATACTTTAATAGTAATGGGAGCTACTGCATGTGCTTGCGTTAGACATACAGTTATGGATTCAACAGGATATGGATTTAAGACTATAATTCCTGAGGGAACTATAGGAGATAGGGTACCAGGTGTTATTGCTTGGAACTTATTTGATATGGACGCTAAGTTTGCAGATGTTGAGCCTCTAGAAAATGTAGTTAAATACCTTGAAGGTATAGATTCAAAGGTGTATAACAGATAA
- the hydA gene encoding dihydropyrimidinase yields the protein MNILIKNGVIVSAIDEYRADILIEDEKIVAIGTGLDNRADKIIDATGKYILPGGVDEHVHYGSFGSMTFETSDAAIVGGTTTIVDFAPQQKGLSIKESVKLHNETLAKGVSAADYSFHCVVTDPSDKIFEEIPTLAKEGISTLKFFMAYKGTPLMVDDSTIFKALQVAKDSGVTIMVHAENGDIVDTLQKQLVSEGKTDPKYHADARPPLVEVEATKRAIYLSRMADAPIFIVHVSCKEAMEAIRDANIQGTPVYGETCTHYLTLTEECLAKPNFEGAKYVCSPPLRKQEHLDSLWEAVNKGWLLAVGSDHCAVKGGFEKGKRKGMGDFSTIPNGCPGVQDRLALMWTYGVEKGRISRQRFVDLFATTPAKVVGLFPQKGQIAIGSDADIVIFDPDFKGVISVKNSLYGSDYNPFEGLEQIGRAEKVFLRGKLAAENGKFIGKLGEGRYIKAKPFGLCYENFKDANTKIQHKVIVE from the coding sequence ATGAATATTTTAATTAAAAATGGTGTTATTGTATCTGCCATAGATGAGTACAGGGCTGATATTCTTATAGAAGATGAAAAAATTGTAGCTATAGGTACTGGTTTAGATAATAGAGCTGACAAGATAATTGATGCTACTGGTAAATATATTTTACCTGGTGGTGTAGATGAGCATGTTCATTATGGATCTTTTGGATCTATGACTTTTGAAACTTCTGATGCAGCTATAGTAGGTGGAACTACAACTATTGTAGACTTTGCACCACAGCAAAAAGGACTAAGTATTAAAGAATCAGTAAAACTTCATAATGAAACTTTAGCAAAGGGTGTATCAGCTGCAGATTATTCATTTCATTGTGTAGTAACTGATCCCTCTGATAAGATTTTTGAAGAAATACCTACATTAGCTAAGGAAGGAATTTCTACATTAAAGTTTTTTATGGCATATAAAGGAACACCTTTAATGGTTGATGACTCTACTATCTTTAAGGCTCTTCAGGTAGCTAAAGATTCAGGTGTTACTATAATGGTTCATGCTGAAAATGGTGATATAGTTGATACACTTCAAAAACAACTTGTATCAGAAGGGAAAACTGATCCTAAATATCATGCAGATGCTAGACCACCATTAGTTGAAGTAGAAGCTACTAAAAGGGCTATCTACCTTTCACGAATGGCAGATGCTCCTATATTTATTGTGCATGTATCCTGTAAAGAGGCTATGGAGGCTATTAGAGATGCTAACATTCAAGGTACACCTGTGTATGGTGAGACATGTACGCATTACCTTACATTGACAGAAGAGTGTTTAGCAAAACCTAATTTTGAAGGAGCAAAATATGTATGTTCGCCACCACTTAGAAAACAAGAACATTTAGATTCACTATGGGAGGCAGTAAATAAAGGCTGGCTTTTAGCAGTAGGTTCTGATCATTGTGCAGTTAAGGGCGGATTTGAAAAAGGAAAACGTAAGGGTATGGGGGATTTTAGTACAATACCAAATGGATGCCCAGGAGTTCAAGATCGTTTAGCTTTGATGTGGACCTATGGAGTAGAAAAGGGAAGGATTAGCCGTCAAAGATTTGTAGATCTTTTCGCTACAACTCCAGCAAAGGTGGTTGGTTTATTTCCACAAAAGGGACAGATTGCTATTGGGTCAGATGCAGATATAGTTATATTTGACCCTGATTTTAAGGGTGTCATAAGCGTAAAAAATAGCTTGTATGGTTCGGATTATAATCCTTTTGAAGGGCTTGAACAAATAGGAAGAGCAGAAAAGGTATTCCTAAGAGGGAAGTTAGCAGCTGAGAATGGGAAATTCATAGGTAAGCTTGGTGAAGGAAGATATATAAAAGCTAAACCATTTGGTTTATGTTATGAAAACTTTAAAGATGCTAATACAAAGATACAACATAAGGTAATAGTAGAATAG
- a CDS encoding DUF4363 family protein: protein MSRNKSYIMVVFALVVFIAIMTTGGLLKKPFSEKDNVKSCIENVKRDVESENWVEAKENLTKLKTAWKIVGNRVQFSAERNEMIAIDRNIARLNGSLDAEDKVSALIELSELSLNWDDLQR from the coding sequence ATGAGTAGAAATAAATCATATATAATGGTAGTATTTGCATTAGTAGTCTTTATAGCAATAATGACTACAGGTGGCTTATTAAAAAAGCCATTTAGCGAAAAAGATAATGTTAAAAGTTGTATAGAAAATGTAAAAAGAGATGTTGAATCAGAAAATTGGGTTGAAGCAAAAGAGAACTTAACTAAACTTAAAACTGCGTGGAAAATAGTTGGTAATAGAGTTCAATTTAGCGCTGAAAGAAATGAAATGATTGCAATAGATAGAAATATTGCAAGATTAAATGGCTCCTTAGACGCAGAAGATAAGGTTTCAGCACTTATTGAATTAAGTGAGCTCTCATTAAACTGGGATGACCTGCAAAGGTAA
- a CDS encoding DUF421 domain-containing protein: MNEALVVLVRGLIAFFTLLIFTRFLGKEQIAQLTFFDYIVGITIGSIASSLTVDLASSAWPHFVGLFTWAAFSAILQLITLHSKKLTKFVNDKASIIIHDGVILGDNLKKSKFTLVDILGLLRLKDIFDLNQVKFAILETNGQLSVLTKDEFSNIVYSMDIKLKNQDVNNELIFNGMIIEDNLPKYKIDRKWLLKELNKQGFESPLEVFYAYLDSSKKLKVDTYKNKIINIKDIYK; the protein is encoded by the coding sequence TTGAATGAAGCATTAGTAGTTTTGGTAAGAGGGCTAATAGCCTTTTTTACACTTCTTATTTTTACGCGATTTCTTGGTAAGGAACAAATAGCTCAATTAACCTTTTTTGACTATATAGTAGGAATTACAATTGGTTCTATCGCATCATCACTTACAGTAGATCTTGCTAGCTCCGCTTGGCCTCACTTCGTAGGTCTTTTCACTTGGGCTGCTTTTTCTGCCATATTACAACTTATTACTTTACATTCTAAAAAGCTTACTAAGTTCGTTAATGATAAGGCGTCAATTATAATTCATGACGGAGTAATCCTTGGAGATAACCTGAAAAAATCTAAATTTACCCTTGTGGATATTTTAGGATTACTTAGATTAAAAGACATATTTGATTTAAACCAAGTAAAGTTCGCAATACTTGAAACAAATGGACAGCTTTCAGTTTTAACAAAAGATGAATTTTCAAACATAGTATACAGCATGGATATAAAGTTAAAAAATCAAGATGTAAATAATGAATTAATATTTAACGGAATGATAATTGAAGATAATTTACCTAAGTATAAAATAGACCGAAAGTGGCTTTTAAAAGAATTAAATAAACAAGGTTTTGAAAGTCCTCTAGAAGTATTTTATGCTTATCTTGATTCTTCTAAAAAGTTAAAAGTTGATACCTACAAAAATAAGATTATTAATATAAAAGATATCTATAAATAG
- a CDS encoding DUF1657 domain-containing protein: MTVASKLNQTLASLKGIKSTLKIYSIQEQKKESKDTYEKSLLETNDIIEDLENRIKVLELEEPQYKSN; encoded by the coding sequence ATGACTGTAGCATCTAAATTAAATCAGACATTAGCAAGTTTAAAAGGGATTAAAAGTACTTTAAAGATCTACTCTATTCAAGAACAAAAGAAGGAATCAAAAGATACATATGAAAAGTCACTATTGGAAACAAACGATATTATAGAAGACTTAGAAAATAGAATCAAGGTTTTAGAACTTGAGGAACCGCAATATAAAAGCAATTGA
- a CDS encoding DUF421 domain-containing protein, translating to MNIEFMILLRTIILLFVTLILTRILGRGSMSNATPFNFISYVVIAIIVSLMSLNIITNFFLGMIILLTWSLFSIALDYACMKSKWVHDMVNGKERILIKDGKVMEESLSEVRFTGEELLKELRNKGVFNLADVEFAIMETTGDINVGLKSDKVHITPHDLGIKIPKKAQTQTVILDGNVLDRGLTNMGLNQGWLKTKLEGMGVTLENVFIGQIDSSGDLYLDLFDDSLESPKSNTKELLYADLEKAEADFMSFALETEDKEAKAMYIKNAEKLKQIIERLKLYLLR from the coding sequence ATGAATATTGAATTTATGATATTACTAAGGACAATAATTTTATTGTTTGTAACTTTAATTTTAACAAGGATTTTAGGAAGAGGAAGTATGTCTAATGCGACGCCTTTCAATTTTATTAGTTATGTGGTTATAGCCATTATAGTTTCCTTAATGTCATTAAATATAATTACGAATTTTTTTCTCGGTATGATTATTTTATTAACTTGGAGCCTATTTTCTATTGCACTCGACTATGCATGCATGAAAAGCAAGTGGGTACATGATATGGTAAATGGTAAGGAAAGAATACTTATAAAAGATGGTAAGGTCATGGAAGAGAGTTTAAGTGAGGTAAGATTTACCGGTGAAGAGCTTTTAAAAGAATTGCGTAATAAGGGTGTGTTTAATTTAGCTGATGTTGAGTTTGCAATAATGGAGACAACGGGGGATATAAATGTAGGTCTAAAATCTGATAAGGTCCATATTACCCCCCATGATTTAGGAATAAAGATTCCAAAAAAGGCCCAAACTCAAACAGTAATATTAGATGGAAATGTTTTAGACAGAGGACTTACCAATATGGGATTGAATCAAGGGTGGCTAAAAACTAAGTTAGAAGGTATGGGAGTTACTTTAGAAAATGTCTTCATAGGTCAGATAGATTCTTCAGGTGATTTATATTTAGATCTCTTTGATGATAGCCTAGAATCTCCAAAATCAAATACTAAAGAATTACTTTATGCTGATTTAGAAAAAGCTGAAGCTGATTTCATGTCTTTTGCTTTAGAAACAGAGGATAAAGAGGCAAAGGCTATGTATATCAAGAATGCAGAAAAGTTAAAACAAATTATCGAAAGGTTAAAACTATATTTATTACGTTAG
- the spoVAC gene encoding stage V sporulation protein AC, whose product MSNKKNKKLTPNQQKYQELSTNIEPKRPILLNCIRAFLVGGFICTIGQGLELIFINYFNFNEKTVGSPTSAVLIIISVLLTGFGVYDKIAQWAGAGTAVPITGFANSIASAAIEHRSEGYVLGTGANMFKLAGSVIAFGVFSAFVVSIIKITIMWLGGM is encoded by the coding sequence ATGTCTAATAAAAAAAATAAAAAACTAACTCCTAATCAGCAAAAGTACCAAGAACTTTCAACAAATATAGAACCTAAAAGACCTATATTACTTAATTGTATTAGGGCTTTTCTTGTAGGTGGGTTTATATGCACAATAGGTCAGGGGTTAGAGTTAATATTTATAAATTATTTTAACTTTAACGAAAAGACAGTAGGGAGCCCAACTTCAGCAGTACTGATTATTATTTCAGTTCTCCTTACTGGGTTTGGGGTTTATGATAAAATTGCCCAGTGGGCTGGAGCTGGAACGGCTGTACCTATAACTGGATTTGCCAACTCAATAGCATCAGCTGCAATTGAGCATAGAAGCGAAGGCTATGTGCTTGGAACAGGTGCGAATATGTTCAAATTAGCTGGCTCTGTTATTGCCTTTGGCGTATTTTCAGCATTTGTAGTTTCAATTATTAAAATTACTATAATGTGGTTAGGTGGAATGTAA
- the spoVAD gene encoding stage V sporulation protein AD, translating into MIKGHQSWIFESKPTIISSAAVGGPFEAKGALAEDFDILHEDIWLGQDSFEKAEKVLLEHACERAIKKANMKKEDIDFFISGDLMNQIISSSFAARTLGIPYLGIFGACSSAMEGLALASLIVDSKFAKHILTAASSHNAAAEKQFRYPTEYGGQKPPTSQWTVTGAGAGIVSSEGNGPKVTSATIGRVVDMGISDPFNMGSAMAPAAVDTIEAHFRDLQIDPSYYDIIATGDLGTVGHELASILLKENGFEMPKEKFTDCGTLIYKKEQQVFSGASGCGCAATVTYGHFLNEMRKGNLKKILIVATGALMSPMSYQQKESIPSVAHAVSIEI; encoded by the coding sequence ATGATAAAAGGACATCAATCATGGATCTTTGAGTCTAAACCTACAATAATTTCATCTGCAGCTGTAGGTGGACCCTTTGAGGCAAAAGGGGCTTTAGCTGAAGATTTTGATATACTTCATGAAGATATATGGTTAGGACAGGATAGCTTTGAAAAGGCAGAAAAGGTTTTATTAGAGCACGCATGTGAAAGAGCAATAAAAAAGGCAAATATGAAAAAGGAAGATATCGACTTTTTTATAAGTGGAGATCTTATGAACCAAATCATTTCTAGTAGTTTTGCGGCTAGAACTCTTGGAATACCGTACCTTGGCATATTCGGAGCTTGTTCTAGTGCTATGGAGGGTCTAGCTTTAGCGTCTTTAATTGTAGACAGTAAATTTGCTAAACATATACTAACAGCTGCCTCTAGTCATAATGCAGCTGCAGAAAAACAATTTAGATATCCTACAGAGTATGGTGGGCAAAAACCACCTACTTCTCAGTGGACTGTAACAGGAGCAGGAGCAGGAATAGTTTCATCAGAAGGCAATGGACCAAAGGTTACATCAGCAACTATAGGAAGAGTAGTGGATATGGGTATTTCTGACCCCTTTAATATGGGATCAGCTATGGCTCCTGCGGCTGTAGATACTATTGAAGCTCACTTTAGAGACTTACAAATTGATCCATCTTATTACGATATTATAGCCACTGGTGATTTAGGAACAGTAGGCCATGAACTTGCATCAATTTTATTAAAAGAGAATGGTTTCGAGATGCCAAAAGAAAAGTTCACGGACTGTGGAACATTAATATATAAAAAGGAGCAACAAGTATTTTCTGGGGCTAGTGGATGTGGATGTGCTGCTACTGTAACTTATGGACACTTTTTAAATGAGATGAGAAAGGGAAATCTTAAAAAGATATTAATTGTTGCAACAGGAGCATTAATGTCGCCTATGTCATACCAACAAAAAGAAAGTATACCTTCTGTAGCACATGCAGTATCTATAGAAATATAA
- the spoVAE gene encoding stage V sporulation protein AE — MIKFIYAFLVGGAICVIGQLMMDLLKLTPAHTMCTLVVIGSILGGLGIYDKLIKFAGAGASIPISSFGNSLVKGALMEAERDGIIGVLTGIFEITGSGVSTAIIFGFIAALIFKPKG; from the coding sequence ATAATAAAATTTATTTATGCCTTCCTAGTTGGTGGTGCAATATGCGTTATTGGTCAGCTTATGATGGATTTATTAAAGCTTACCCCAGCTCACACCATGTGCACATTAGTTGTAATAGGAAGTATTTTAGGCGGACTTGGCATATATGATAAGCTAATAAAGTTTGCAGGTGCAGGTGCATCTATACCAATAAGTAGCTTTGGAAACTCCTTAGTAAAGGGTGCATTAATGGAGGCAGAGCGTGATGGTATTATTGGGGTGCTTACTGGTATCTTTGAGATAACTGGATCTGGAGTATCCACTGCAATAATTTTTGGGTTTATTGCAGCCTTAATATTTAAACCTAAAGGATAA
- a CDS encoding DUF1657 domain-containing protein produces MTVGTQMQQAVAGLQGAAATLKTFALETEDQQAKTDFNKISQQLDSAVDVLKGRQKFIEQEEPQYKQQ; encoded by the coding sequence ATGACAGTCGGAACTCAAATGCAACAAGCAGTTGCAGGATTACAAGGAGCGGCAGCTACACTTAAGACATTTGCTTTAGAAACTGAAGACCAACAAGCAAAAACAGATTTTAATAAAATTTCACAGCAACTTGATAGCGCAGTAGACGTATTAAAAGGAAGACAAAAGTTTATAGAACAAGAAGAACCACAATATAAACAACAATAA
- a CDS encoding Mur ligase family protein — MRPIESFQTNTINKNKRLKSFSGNFTDEINSEELFDIPVISVTGTNGKTTTVRLIHTLLSRLGYISGLASTGGIFIGNNKIMDGDTTGFYSARKVLSSSEVEVAVLETARGGIIKKGLGYKRARVAVFTSISEDHIGMGGLNSIEDIIKIKTVIFDEIHPNGKIVCCNNPLLMESLKGRKRVCLFGIGFDDNMKIHKDMGCEGMFVEGNYIIYFNNNKLTPILDIRELPFTHNGISKSNIKNIMATIMAVIEIHPNLNDIMDVIKTIKCDLSVNAGRQNIIDMGKFNLVLDYGHNSESFIEVFNIVKSLNPEVITAIIGAAGDRQDKYIRELGYIATKYSNNIIIREQKDLRDRNIGESARLLMKGVLDNKDFDITKVKVIYKEEEALANCMKDAKEGEVIVLFTQCLNCIIPVVNEFLKSIGKEMLYI, encoded by the coding sequence ATGAGGCCTATAGAATCCTTTCAAACAAATACTATAAACAAAAACAAAAGGTTAAAAAGTTTTAGTGGTAATTTTACTGATGAAATTAATAGCGAAGAGTTATTTGATATCCCAGTTATATCTGTTACAGGAACTAATGGTAAGACTACAACTGTAAGGCTAATTCATACACTGTTAAGTAGACTTGGATATATTTCTGGATTAGCCTCTACGGGAGGAATATTTATAGGTAACAATAAAATAATGGATGGAGATACCACAGGCTTTTATAGTGCAAGGAAAGTTTTAAGTAGCAGTGAGGTTGAAGTGGCTGTACTTGAAACTGCAAGAGGAGGGATAATTAAAAAGGGTCTTGGATACAAAAGAGCTAGGGTAGCTGTGTTTACATCTATATCAGAGGATCATATAGGTATGGGAGGATTAAATAGTATAGAAGACATTATTAAGATAAAGACTGTAATATTTGATGAAATTCATCCTAATGGCAAGATAGTTTGTTGTAATAATCCTTTGTTAATGGAATCTTTAAAAGGTAGAAAAAGAGTTTGTTTATTTGGTATAGGTTTTGATGATAATATGAAAATACACAAGGATATGGGCTGCGAAGGCATGTTTGTAGAGGGTAACTATATTATATATTTTAATAATAATAAACTCACACCAATATTAGATATTAGGGAATTACCTTTTACCCATAATGGTATTTCTAAAAGTAATATTAAAAACATAATGGCTACAATAATGGCTGTAATTGAGATTCATCCTAATTTAAATGATATTATGGATGTAATTAAAACAATTAAATGTGATTTAAGTGTCAATGCAGGAAGACAAAATATAATAGACATGGGTAAGTTTAATTTAGTATTAGATTATGGACATAACTCAGAATCATTTATTGAGGTATTTAATATAGTTAAATCCCTAAATCCTGAAGTTATAACGGCAATAATAGGGGCAGCTGGAGATAGGCAAGATAAATATATAAGAGAACTTGGTTATATAGCTACAAAATACAGTAATAATATAATAATAAGGGAGCAAAAAGATTTAAGGGACAGGAACATAGGAGAATCTGCAAGACTTCTTATGAAAGGAGTTTTGGATAATAAAGATTTTGATATAACTAAGGTTAAAGTAATATACAAAGAGGAAGAAGCTTTAGCTAATTGTATGAAAGATGCGAAAGAAGGAGAAGTTATAGTATTATTTACTCAATGCCTTAATTGTATAATACCAGTAGTTAATGAATTCTTAAAAAGCATAGGGAAAGAAATGTTATATATATAG
- a CDS encoding ribonucleotide-diphosphate reductase subunit beta, whose amino-acid sequence MEKLSRKPLFNEFGDTEVSKKKLINGNTTNLNDFNNMKYTWASDWYRQAMNNFWIPEEINMSQDLKDYKILTEDERIAYDKILSFLIFLDSLQMENLGNVNNYITASEVNLCLTIQAFQEAIHSQSYSYILDTICPPDKRNEILYQWKDDPILLSRNKFIGDLYNEFLENPIPRNLLKTLMANYILEGIYFYSGFMFFYNLERNSKMPGSVQEIRYINRDENTHLWLFRNIINELRKEEPQLFTDTVVEELRDMLKIGVENEIAWGIYVIGDKIQGLNKKVISEYIKYLGDLRLKDLGMKPLYNIKENPLPWVDLYADANSVKTDFFEAKSTAYAKSAAIEDDL is encoded by the coding sequence ATGGAGAAGTTAAGCAGAAAGCCATTATTTAATGAATTTGGAGATACTGAAGTATCTAAAAAGAAGCTTATAAATGGTAATACTACAAATTTAAATGATTTTAACAATATGAAATATACCTGGGCCTCAGATTGGTATAGGCAGGCTATGAACAATTTTTGGATACCCGAAGAAATAAATATGTCACAAGATCTTAAGGATTATAAAATCCTTACAGAAGATGAAAGAATAGCTTACGATAAGATACTTTCATTTTTAATATTCTTAGATAGTCTTCAAATGGAGAATCTAGGTAATGTAAATAACTATATAACAGCTAGTGAAGTAAATCTTTGCTTAACCATACAAGCCTTTCAAGAGGCTATACATTCCCAATCCTATAGTTATATACTAGATACAATATGCCCTCCAGACAAGAGAAATGAAATATTATACCAGTGGAAAGACGATCCTATACTCTTAAGTAGAAATAAGTTTATTGGAGACCTTTATAATGAATTCTTAGAAAATCCAATTCCACGAAACCTACTAAAAACCTTAATGGCTAATTATATATTAGAAGGCATATATTTTTATTCTGGATTTATGTTCTTTTACAACCTTGAAAGAAACTCTAAGATGCCTGGAAGCGTCCAAGAGATAAGATATATAAATAGAGATGAAAACACTCACCTTTGGTTATTTAGAAATATAATAAATGAGCTAAGAAAAGAAGAACCTCAGCTCTTTACAGATACCGTAGTAGAAGAATTAAGAGATATGCTTAAAATTGGTGTAGAAAATGAAATTGCATGGGGAATCTATGTTATAGGTGACAAGATTCAAGGATTAAATAAAAAGGTTATATCTGAATATATTAAATACCTAGGGGACCTTAGACTAAAAGATTTAGGAATGAAGCCTCTGTATAACATAAAAGAAAACCCACTTCCTTGGGTAGACTTATATGCGGATGCTAACTCAGTTAAAACAGACTTTTTTGAGGCAAAGTCCACTGCCTATGCAAAGTCTGCTGCAATTGAAGATGACCTATAA